A section of the Gemmatimonadales bacterium genome encodes:
- a CDS encoding TonB-dependent receptor, translating to MTQRCLRSLARALFATVALVTTAGIASLSAQSTGKVQGYVKDAQGQPVANARVTVVGTAFSAPVNAQGYYFIENIPAGTYSLSAKFIGYKEKIVAGLRVLAGQTVNQDFPLEAQPVNIAELVVQTSAAQNALVPRDEPTTKQVVTGDMVDKLPVDRIGQALALQPGIVQVTSCATNSPCTPLFSVRGGRVDQNATYIDGVPVQNGIHTGQATATGGNAVAGAPQLQVATNGFEEADVTTGANSASFGNAQAGIINISTRTGGSKFTGNLSYETGMLGGAYYGQGNNNFAGSFGGPITKRLTFFASGRLEGNNAQNGGPYGWLFPSYSAVSIDTTYRIANASKVGPGLSSGVTDSVDVKVYNYAVTEGPCSSFQGSSSTYAPIANNYGATCHANQSYQSPNTNYFTTDKLNYTFGQGSRLALSYLYSGNQRRNTLSDGTATGTIDGSNVATLNWTQTIIRQANHQLTLDAYISRQWNNTTVGKLTQSSESATRSSPLGIITHKLDFRIKPSDFPIDSTLIYNVLLNNVGHRIGLTDPKNTGQYGAVPSYTANLPPDGVCGCAAGGNGADDTQLSYDIENRWVGKADIDFQADRYNRLKIGGEYTGYNLTDFQNSSTGSTTFTGKPVRYDAYAEDHLDLGDVVLVAGVRYDYYWSKAWRWNEFPNISSRAVPANSGGPARTLTQFGTDSLFCPAGQAPSADAVCGLVQDPSHNYVSPHIQVSFPVTDKTNFRLSYAQDVEAPDFGLIYANSLSDINTSGQNSRSRWGQDLDFGKTVAFEFGARHAFSEDMVLDVAVYNNDIVADPSFAFEHPINPQTLAGQVLYEVENTDFGNTRGIDVRLDRRIGNYFNGSLAYSFQDSKNTGTDPFSYLGFFEPLSGFTGTPPTAALPTGTSRPHSLTALFSIQLPGDWEKGTLLNTILKRTGFYVTGRIASGLPYTRCNPTDPGSVGVVTGIVNGANQTGTCGDLGAAEGFNTSRFPMLKQLDLRATKDFRVGRYQFTGYVDARNLLNLTNVVGVFSQTGTTNSGANAAVNYTNDSTTFATFGKTTGLYNAADGSLNLPKTIAGCGAVNNGQVSFAPECFYYIRSEQRFGNGDGVYTIAEQKAASNANNAKINSVYDFVTGGRTIRFGLEVNF from the coding sequence ATGACGCAGCGTTGTTTGAGAAGTCTGGCCCGCGCACTGTTTGCGACAGTGGCGCTGGTCACCACCGCCGGGATTGCGTCGCTCAGCGCGCAGTCGACCGGCAAGGTGCAGGGCTACGTGAAAGACGCGCAGGGGCAGCCCGTGGCGAACGCCAGAGTGACGGTGGTCGGCACGGCGTTCAGCGCGCCGGTCAATGCCCAGGGGTACTACTTCATCGAGAACATCCCGGCAGGGACGTATTCGCTCTCGGCGAAGTTCATCGGGTACAAGGAGAAGATCGTTGCGGGTCTCCGTGTCCTCGCGGGTCAGACGGTCAACCAGGATTTCCCGCTCGAGGCCCAGCCGGTCAACATCGCTGAACTCGTGGTGCAGACCTCCGCGGCGCAGAACGCGCTGGTCCCGCGCGACGAACCGACGACCAAGCAGGTCGTCACCGGCGACATGGTGGACAAGCTCCCGGTCGATCGTATCGGCCAGGCATTGGCACTCCAGCCCGGTATCGTCCAGGTGACGAGCTGCGCCACCAACTCGCCGTGCACGCCACTCTTCTCGGTTCGCGGCGGCCGCGTCGACCAGAACGCCACCTACATCGACGGCGTTCCGGTGCAGAACGGCATTCACACCGGCCAGGCGACGGCGACTGGCGGCAATGCGGTGGCAGGCGCACCGCAGCTGCAGGTCGCGACCAACGGCTTCGAAGAAGCCGACGTGACGACCGGCGCCAACTCGGCGTCGTTCGGTAACGCGCAGGCCGGTATCATCAACATTTCGACCCGCACCGGCGGCAGCAAGTTCACCGGCAATCTGTCGTACGAGACCGGCATGCTTGGCGGCGCGTACTACGGTCAGGGGAACAACAACTTCGCCGGTTCGTTCGGTGGTCCGATCACCAAGCGGCTGACCTTCTTCGCATCGGGCCGGCTCGAAGGCAACAATGCGCAGAACGGCGGCCCCTACGGCTGGCTCTTCCCGAGCTACTCGGCGGTCAGCATCGACACGACGTACCGGATCGCCAACGCGTCGAAGGTCGGTCCCGGCCTCAGCTCCGGTGTCACGGACAGCGTCGACGTCAAGGTCTACAACTACGCCGTCACCGAGGGTCCGTGCAGCTCGTTCCAGGGGAGCAGCTCGACGTACGCTCCGATCGCGAACAACTACGGCGCGACCTGCCACGCCAATCAGTCGTACCAGAGCCCGAACACGAACTACTTCACGACCGACAAGCTGAACTACACCTTCGGTCAGGGTTCGCGTCTCGCGCTGAGCTACCTCTATAGCGGCAACCAGCGTCGCAACACGCTCAGCGACGGGACGGCAACCGGCACGATCGATGGTTCGAACGTCGCCACGCTCAACTGGACCCAGACGATCATCCGCCAGGCAAACCACCAGCTGACGCTCGATGCCTACATCTCGCGCCAGTGGAACAACACGACGGTTGGCAAGCTGACGCAGTCGTCGGAGTCGGCAACGCGGTCGTCGCCGCTGGGGATCATCACTCACAAGCTCGACTTCCGGATCAAGCCGTCGGATTTCCCGATCGACTCGACGCTGATCTACAACGTGCTGCTCAACAACGTCGGCCACCGGATCGGCCTCACCGATCCGAAGAACACCGGGCAGTACGGTGCCGTGCCGTCGTACACCGCGAACCTTCCGCCTGATGGCGTCTGCGGCTGCGCGGCAGGAGGCAACGGTGCCGATGACACGCAGCTCTCGTACGACATCGAGAATCGCTGGGTCGGCAAGGCCGATATCGACTTCCAGGCCGATCGCTACAACCGCCTCAAGATCGGCGGCGAATACACCGGCTACAACCTGACCGACTTCCAGAACTCGTCGACCGGTTCGACGACCTTCACCGGCAAGCCGGTTCGGTACGATGCCTACGCCGAAGATCATCTCGATCTCGGTGACGTCGTCCTCGTCGCCGGCGTCCGCTACGACTACTACTGGTCGAAGGCGTGGCGCTGGAACGAATTCCCGAACATCTCGTCGCGTGCGGTACCGGCCAACAGTGGCGGGCCGGCTCGGACGCTGACGCAGTTCGGCACCGACTCGCTGTTCTGCCCGGCCGGCCAGGCGCCAAGCGCCGACGCAGTCTGCGGCCTGGTGCAGGATCCGTCGCACAACTACGTGTCACCGCACATCCAGGTCTCGTTCCCGGTGACCGACAAGACCAACTTCCGGCTCTCGTACGCGCAGGATGTGGAAGCGCCGGACTTCGGTCTGATCTACGCGAATTCGCTCTCCGACATCAACACCAGCGGCCAGAACTCGCGTTCACGCTGGGGCCAGGACCTCGACTTCGGCAAGACGGTGGCCTTCGAGTTCGGCGCCCGTCACGCCTTCAGCGAAGACATGGTGCTCGACGTGGCGGTGTACAACAACGACATCGTTGCCGACCCGTCGTTCGCCTTCGAGCACCCGATCAATCCGCAGACGCTCGCGGGGCAGGTGCTGTACGAGGTCGAGAACACCGACTTCGGCAACACCCGCGGTATCGACGTCCGCCTCGACCGTCGTATCGGCAATTACTTCAACGGCTCGCTGGCGTACTCGTTCCAGGATTCGAAGAACACCGGTACCGATCCGTTCTCGTACCTCGGCTTCTTCGAGCCGCTGTCGGGCTTCACCGGGACGCCGCCGACTGCGGCGCTTCCGACCGGCACGTCGCGGCCGCACTCGTTGACTGCGCTCTTCAGCATCCAGCTCCCGGGCGATTGGGAGAAGGGGACGCTCCTCAACACGATCCTCAAGCGGACCGGCTTCTACGTGACCGGACGCATCGCATCGGGGCTGCCGTACACGCGCTGCAATCCGACTGACCCGGGCTCGGTGGGTGTCGTGACCGGTATCGTCAACGGCGCAAACCAGACCGGAACCTGCGGCGACCTTGGCGCAGCAGAAGGCTTCAACACGTCGCGGTTCCCGATGCTGAAGCAGCTCGACCTCCGGGCCACCAAGGACTTCCGGGTCGGCCGGTACCAGTTCACCGGCTACGTCGACGCGCGCAACCTGCTCAACCTGACCAACGTCGTCGGCGTCTTCTCGCAGACCGGCACGACGAACTCGGGCGCGAACGCAGCGGTCAACTACACCAACGACTCGACCACTTTCGCCACCTTCGGCAAGACCACCGGGTTGTACAACGCAGCCGATGGCTCGTTGAACCTCCCGAAGACGATTGCCGGCTGCGGTGCGGTGAACAACGGGCAGGTATCGTTCGCGCCGGAATGCTTCTACTACATCCGGTCGGAACAGCGGTTCGGCAACGGCGACGGGGTATACACGATCGCCGAGCAGAAGGCTGCGTCGAATGCGAACAATGCCAAGATCAACAGCGTCTATGACTTTGTCACCGGTGGGCGAACGATCAGGTTCGGACTTGAAGTAAACTTCTGA
- a CDS encoding PorV/PorQ family protein gives MLLLAPAIAAAQSTTGNDNTGYGTTAAEFLLLGANARGMALGGAYAAVATDVGGLNANPGAVALLKRPAIQGSQLQYVGDTKLDWGAVALPFGGGSSVLGFQIGTFGFSDQPVYTVGDPEGTGAFYSVNETFIAGTLAKNFSDRFSVGITAKGVIDHLGDVNGSAFAVDFGTHFHSQLGGKAVQFAFSLSNLGTNMSYSGEGLNQKIDRGATRDTTPGQGGIVSLPVPVGLLASSFGLPTLFRVALAYDVVETKGAKLALMGEFNQMRSNRGAFGGGAEFAADHIGGSGFGVALRGSYTYNPSLSYGNTGLVGYVEPSDDKNAGIAYGGGVWLASKGGFQLGFDYAWKRIGVIGDVNFYTITLGW, from the coding sequence ATGCTCCTCCTTGCTCCCGCCATTGCCGCGGCGCAGTCCACGACCGGCAATGACAACACCGGCTACGGCACTACTGCCGCCGAATTCCTTCTTCTTGGCGCCAACGCCAGGGGGATGGCGCTCGGTGGCGCCTATGCCGCGGTCGCAACCGACGTCGGCGGCCTCAACGCCAATCCTGGCGCCGTCGCGCTTCTCAAGCGACCGGCGATCCAGGGATCGCAACTGCAGTACGTCGGCGACACCAAGCTCGATTGGGGTGCAGTCGCACTCCCGTTCGGCGGCGGCTCGAGCGTCCTGGGATTCCAGATCGGGACCTTCGGCTTCTCCGACCAGCCGGTCTACACCGTTGGCGATCCGGAAGGCACGGGCGCCTTCTACTCGGTCAACGAAACTTTCATCGCCGGTACACTGGCGAAGAACTTTTCGGACCGATTCTCGGTTGGTATCACAGCCAAGGGCGTGATCGATCACCTCGGTGACGTCAACGGCAGCGCGTTCGCCGTGGACTTCGGGACGCACTTCCATTCGCAGCTCGGGGGCAAGGCAGTGCAGTTCGCCTTCTCACTGTCGAACCTCGGCACCAACATGAGTTATTCCGGTGAAGGGCTGAATCAGAAGATCGACCGCGGCGCGACGCGCGATACCACACCGGGCCAGGGCGGAATCGTTTCGCTCCCGGTCCCCGTCGGATTGCTCGCCTCGTCGTTCGGCCTTCCGACCCTCTTCCGGGTGGCACTCGCCTACGATGTGGTCGAAACGAAGGGCGCCAAGCTGGCGCTGATGGGTGAATTCAACCAGATGCGGTCGAATCGCGGCGCCTTCGGTGGCGGTGCGGAGTTCGCGGCCGACCACATCGGTGGATCGGGATTCGGCGTGGCGCTGCGCGGGTCATACACCTACAACCCGTCGCTCAGCTACGGCAACACCGGCCTGGTCGGATACGTCGAGCCAAGCGATGACAAGAACGCCGGCATTGCCTACGGCGGAGGGGTCTGGCTCGCGTCGAAGGGTGGATTCCAACTCGGCTTCGATTACGCCTGGAAGCGGATCGGCGTGATCGGCGACGTGAACTTCTACACCATTACGCTCGGCTGGTAA
- a CDS encoding T9SS type A sorting domain-containing protein: protein MRKLSAGVALAAFAAALLPGTASAWPAPGAKPQFKLFARALGSIGVNRVELGLASLGNIGVDSSGRGTTQGGFWPRGTIDNYIFNSGIQVAGQIQGTKPTNPWGGDTAGGLFFDATGLHEHSEGVENVFNSANSADVASWPSDAFVPQGDAVADLYATPLQGLVSASQGDVHFVAWEGNPALINGRAHPLGILADHRLLAWNYPAGNQDVVYVVVTLYNVTSANCSDYAAARAGIRDLLCAQGQKFQSLNNAKYGITLPTGGYTIGPMLMAYAADPDVGNASDNYATVNLPFAMGMAYDATFGKGTGGWSFDPAIFAPPFFAGVGFVGMKYLKGPDGPGAIQLFTNSVNGAGNADPANTTILYRILAGTPTQTDGSCDVPGDPKVTHICFVKKGTFTDIRMIESSSPLTLAPGEFRTIVVALIFAPPVALPGFVPNATTNVDPGDPTWTSSSDSMVKYNGANRIDSLAGFAGYNGGLTNGDGSHHDPVQTDFSVIKGSVMAKALVAQAVFNAKFLQEFAPDAPQFFLIPGDKQVTVLWKPSDTETLGDPFFAVVGSPLTKDADGNSIPNPLYDPNYRQFDVEGYRIYRGRSDSPTGLQLLAQFDYAGTTFKDFTGTVVSGNCAPELGIETDCPVTFPTPTNPTHAGTAPTKFGTFNIGPQPSGAPLIFEDQSCTTCRVPLAGGTTSLTVTADTAVSGALDGSFPPLADTGVPFVFIDRLGACQICGVVNGINYFYSVTAFDVNAPGHGPTSLESARVTKQVTPQSAAGNTSSSGTIAVSGLSGRGVALTDTTQPTIDTLTGEFSKKMPISNSASLSVGILVTQVLKTVTATVKLDSILLNTAASGGGGNEVFTEYMSVTNTAGTSVFSIPATMNEADYGGGATTTFSAGFGALAVDSASSSVFGGGNGFSIPATMTIHVPGGYTTGIMGRGCINGGTSGTPFATNPARLCAYNGPRWFIGDNETTANPNSDNGDAFNDGSLPATLNNAGALAGVTHIWRPIEYFMVPTNYRDVAGAMSPFITDADYRMYWGAGGKVDSVIDLTDNTVVPFDTRITSSWGFLNPSAVTQAGTFANRSDGALTWTAISCVQPLKSQSAITSLYPCSGAAAALSQTAVPGPVLICVTGDAVVGTSGPSAACDQAVTQDPSSVSATGTGFILYLKGHYYMMTLAAGVPASGTQWTVRDYTGAITGGNGRAGAGGKYVFHPDPFRPFTAPGIGFQLTVNTTNTVADVTGDVLAKVHTVPDPYYVTSAFDQSVDTKDIQFVNVPANAIIRIYTVSGVLVRVLQNNTSSFSAIVHWDVRNRTNQFVSSGVYFYNIEAGGLNRTGRMTIVNYASTVQ, encoded by the coding sequence ATGCGGAAACTTTCCGCCGGGGTTGCCTTGGCGGCGTTCGCGGCAGCACTCCTCCCCGGCACGGCCTCGGCCTGGCCGGCGCCGGGAGCGAAGCCACAATTCAAGCTCTTCGCTCGCGCCCTCGGATCGATCGGGGTCAACCGCGTCGAGCTCGGATTGGCGAGTCTGGGCAACATCGGTGTTGACTCGTCGGGTCGCGGTACGACGCAGGGCGGCTTCTGGCCCCGCGGTACCATCGACAACTACATCTTCAACTCCGGTATTCAGGTCGCCGGCCAGATTCAGGGGACCAAGCCGACCAATCCGTGGGGCGGCGACACGGCGGGCGGCCTGTTCTTCGACGCCACCGGTCTCCATGAGCATTCCGAAGGTGTCGAGAACGTCTTCAACTCGGCGAACTCCGCCGACGTCGCGTCGTGGCCTTCGGACGCCTTCGTGCCGCAGGGCGACGCGGTCGCCGATCTGTACGCTACGCCGCTGCAGGGATTGGTCAGCGCGTCGCAGGGCGACGTGCACTTCGTCGCGTGGGAAGGGAATCCGGCGCTCATCAACGGCCGCGCCCACCCACTCGGCATTCTCGCCGACCACCGGCTCCTCGCGTGGAACTATCCGGCCGGCAACCAGGACGTCGTCTACGTCGTGGTGACGCTGTACAACGTCACCTCGGCCAACTGCTCGGATTACGCCGCCGCACGTGCCGGAATTCGAGACCTCCTCTGCGCCCAGGGGCAGAAGTTCCAGTCGCTCAACAACGCCAAATACGGCATTACGCTGCCGACCGGTGGCTACACCATCGGCCCGATGCTCATGGCGTATGCGGCTGATCCAGACGTCGGCAACGCCAGCGACAACTACGCCACGGTCAACCTGCCGTTCGCGATGGGGATGGCCTACGACGCGACGTTCGGCAAGGGGACCGGTGGGTGGTCGTTCGATCCGGCGATCTTCGCACCGCCGTTCTTCGCCGGCGTCGGCTTCGTCGGCATGAAGTACCTCAAGGGACCTGATGGCCCGGGGGCGATCCAGCTCTTCACCAACTCGGTGAACGGTGCCGGGAACGCCGACCCTGCCAACACGACGATCCTCTACCGCATCCTCGCGGGGACGCCGACTCAGACCGATGGTTCATGCGATGTCCCGGGCGACCCGAAGGTCACCCACATCTGCTTCGTCAAGAAGGGAACGTTCACGGACATCCGGATGATCGAGTCGTCGAGCCCGCTCACGCTGGCGCCGGGTGAATTCCGTACGATCGTCGTCGCGCTGATCTTCGCACCGCCGGTGGCATTGCCGGGCTTCGTGCCGAACGCGACGACGAACGTTGATCCGGGTGATCCGACCTGGACCTCCTCGTCCGACTCGATGGTGAAGTACAATGGTGCCAACCGGATCGACTCGCTGGCAGGGTTCGCCGGATACAACGGCGGATTGACCAATGGCGACGGCAGCCATCACGACCCGGTCCAGACCGACTTCTCGGTGATCAAGGGTTCGGTGATGGCGAAGGCGCTGGTGGCGCAGGCCGTCTTCAACGCGAAATTCCTCCAGGAATTCGCGCCTGACGCACCGCAGTTCTTCCTGATTCCGGGTGACAAGCAGGTCACGGTCCTCTGGAAGCCGTCAGACACCGAAACGCTGGGCGATCCGTTCTTCGCCGTCGTCGGTTCGCCGCTGACGAAGGACGCGGACGGCAATTCCATTCCGAATCCGCTCTACGATCCGAACTATCGTCAGTTCGATGTTGAGGGGTACCGGATCTACCGCGGCCGCAGCGACTCGCCAACCGGCCTTCAGCTCCTGGCGCAGTTCGACTACGCCGGCACGACGTTCAAGGATTTCACCGGCACCGTGGTCAGCGGAAACTGTGCCCCGGAACTCGGCATCGAGACCGATTGCCCGGTGACCTTCCCGACGCCGACGAATCCGACGCATGCGGGAACGGCGCCGACCAAGTTTGGGACCTTCAACATCGGGCCGCAGCCCTCGGGCGCTCCGCTGATCTTTGAAGACCAGAGCTGCACGACCTGCCGCGTTCCGCTGGCAGGTGGGACGACGTCGCTCACCGTGACCGCCGATACGGCGGTCTCTGGTGCACTCGACGGCTCATTCCCCCCGCTCGCGGACACCGGTGTACCGTTCGTCTTCATCGACCGCCTCGGCGCCTGTCAGATCTGCGGCGTCGTGAACGGCATCAACTACTTCTACTCGGTCACTGCATTCGACGTGAACGCACCGGGCCACGGCCCGACGTCGCTCGAATCGGCGCGTGTCACCAAGCAGGTCACGCCGCAAAGCGCGGCCGGGAACACGTCGTCAAGCGGCACCATCGCGGTGAGCGGGCTCAGCGGCCGCGGTGTCGCATTGACCGACACGACGCAGCCGACGATTGATACCCTCACGGGCGAATTCTCGAAGAAGATGCCGATCAGCAACTCGGCCTCGCTCTCGGTCGGCATTCTCGTGACCCAGGTCCTCAAGACTGTCACGGCCACCGTCAAGCTCGACTCGATTCTGCTCAATACCGCTGCATCCGGCGGTGGTGGCAACGAAGTCTTCACCGAATACATGTCGGTGACGAATACGGCCGGGACGAGCGTATTCTCCATTCCCGCCACGATGAACGAAGCGGACTACGGCGGTGGTGCGACGACGACGTTCTCAGCCGGGTTCGGTGCGCTGGCAGTCGATTCCGCGTCGTCGAGCGTCTTCGGCGGCGGCAACGGGTTCTCGATCCCCGCAACCATGACCATCCACGTTCCCGGCGGCTACACCACAGGGATCATGGGCCGTGGCTGCATCAACGGCGGTACCAGCGGGACGCCGTTCGCAACCAACCCCGCGCGTCTGTGCGCCTATAACGGACCGCGCTGGTTCATCGGCGACAACGAAACCACGGCCAATCCGAACAGCGACAACGGCGATGCCTTCAATGACGGTTCGCTGCCGGCAACGCTGAACAATGCAGGCGCGCTCGCCGGTGTGACTCACATCTGGCGGCCGATCGAGTACTTCATGGTCCCGACGAACTATCGCGATGTGGCTGGTGCGATGTCGCCGTTCATCACGGATGCGGATTACCGGATGTACTGGGGCGCCGGCGGCAAGGTCGATTCGGTCATCGATCTGACTGACAACACCGTGGTGCCGTTCGACACGCGAATCACATCCTCGTGGGGCTTCCTGAATCCATCTGCGGTTACTCAGGCGGGGACATTCGCCAATCGCTCGGATGGCGCCTTGACGTGGACGGCGATCAGCTGCGTTCAACCGCTCAAGAGCCAATCCGCAATCACGTCGCTGTATCCATGCAGCGGCGCCGCGGCAGCGCTTTCGCAGACCGCTGTTCCAGGACCGGTCCTGATCTGCGTCACAGGTGACGCGGTCGTTGGGACCTCTGGTCCCTCGGCGGCTTGCGACCAGGCCGTGACGCAGGATCCTTCGTCGGTTTCTGCGACTGGAACCGGCTTCATCCTGTACCTCAAGGGTCACTACTACATGATGACGCTCGCCGCCGGAGTGCCGGCGTCGGGGACCCAGTGGACCGTGCGCGACTACACCGGGGCAATCACCGGCGGCAATGGGCGAGCCGGTGCTGGCGGGAAGTATGTGTTCCACCCCGATCCATTCCGGCCGTTCACGGCTCCGGGAATCGGCTTCCAGCTCACGGTCAACACGACCAACACGGTCGCCGACGTCACGGGTGACGTCCTGGCGAAGGTGCACACGGTCCCGGATCCGTACTACGTGACCAGCGCGTTCGACCAGTCGGTCGATACCAAGGACATCCAGTTCGTGAATGTCCCGGCAAACGCGATCATCCGGATCTACACGGTCAGCGGCGTCCTCGTTCGGGTGCTGCAGAACAACACCAGCTCGTTCTCGGCGATCGTCCACTGGGACGTGCGTAACCGCACCAACCAGTTCGTGTCCAGCGGCGTGTACTTCTACAACATCGAAGCCGGCGGCCTCAACCGCACTGGCCGCATGACCATTGTCAACTACGCGAGCACCGTCCAGTAA
- a CDS encoding GWxTD domain-containing protein: MLIAAVLAAALASQQAPAPGGIQMRAVRFWLPEAHKTSVLTMVEVPYSLTTPVGTGPDAYLAYQVVVRVKDDAGKLLDADRWTKHAAASLRTDNASAIEQMSFGVLPGHYWVQVEVTDSATGRVTTDSVHFDGYMQSPGASDLLLANRIRVVPSGDTALDPGEIARGNYRFVTAPQVHVDVSQPVVGFLMEAYSPDSTSATLTLKVAMADGKEIATLIPVQKSIPAGGGVIASQFSVEGLPAGSYLIKAALAVNGQTIDRQASFVVNAIEPSLQREIAVNNASRGLDESYFNSMPEDSLDAAAEELQILPEVTRRDLEPYKRDELTLAAKRRFLIEFWAKRDNNKATPENEARIAFYNAIAYANAHYAVRYVPGWKTARGRVFAKYGSPTDSLNDNLGGQSKVRYLVWRITRSKDRWFIFGDRDNNGNYVLLRSNETSEPGTPGWRELIDPQSVMDIASWLGLPRAYFNNDN, translated from the coding sequence ATGCTGATCGCTGCCGTACTTGCTGCCGCGCTCGCGAGCCAACAGGCTCCCGCGCCTGGCGGAATCCAGATGCGCGCCGTGCGGTTCTGGCTACCGGAAGCGCACAAGACAAGTGTGCTGACGATGGTCGAAGTGCCGTACTCGCTGACCACACCGGTCGGCACGGGGCCCGACGCCTACCTCGCATACCAGGTCGTGGTACGCGTCAAGGACGATGCGGGGAAGCTTCTCGACGCCGACCGGTGGACCAAGCACGCGGCTGCATCGTTGCGCACCGACAATGCATCCGCCATCGAGCAGATGAGTTTCGGAGTGCTCCCGGGGCACTACTGGGTTCAGGTCGAAGTCACCGACTCCGCAACCGGGCGCGTGACCACGGACAGCGTTCACTTTGACGGGTACATGCAGTCGCCGGGAGCATCGGACCTCCTCCTGGCAAACCGGATCCGCGTCGTTCCGTCGGGAGACACTGCCCTCGATCCGGGGGAAATCGCTCGAGGGAACTATCGGTTCGTGACGGCGCCGCAAGTACATGTCGACGTGTCGCAACCGGTGGTCGGATTCCTGATGGAAGCGTATTCGCCCGATTCGACCAGTGCCACGCTCACGCTCAAGGTCGCGATGGCCGACGGCAAGGAGATCGCGACACTGATTCCGGTGCAGAAGTCGATCCCGGCGGGCGGCGGCGTGATTGCGTCGCAGTTCTCGGTGGAGGGGCTTCCGGCGGGGTCGTACCTGATCAAGGCGGCGCTCGCCGTCAATGGCCAGACGATCGACCGCCAGGCATCGTTTGTGGTCAACGCCATCGAGCCGTCGTTGCAGCGTGAAATCGCGGTCAACAACGCATCACGCGGACTGGACGAGTCGTATTTCAACTCGATGCCCGAAGATTCGCTCGACGCCGCGGCGGAAGAACTCCAGATCCTTCCGGAAGTGACCAGGCGCGATCTCGAGCCGTACAAGCGCGACGAGCTCACCCTGGCCGCGAAGCGCCGTTTCCTGATCGAGTTCTGGGCCAAGCGCGACAACAACAAGGCGACACCGGAGAACGAAGCGCGGATCGCATTCTACAATGCGATCGCGTACGCCAACGCCCATTACGCGGTGCGATATGTCCCGGGGTGGAAGACGGCGCGCGGCCGGGTCTTCGCCAAGTACGGTTCGCCAACCGATTCGCTGAACGACAACCTGGGTGGCCAGAGCAAGGTTCGATATCTCGTCTGGCGGATTACCCGGTCAAAGGATCGCTGGTTCATCTTCGGCGATCGGGACAACAACGGCAACTACGTCCTGCTCCGTTCCAACGAGACATCGGAGCCGGGGACGCCAGGGTGGCGCGAGCTCATCGACCCGCAATCGGTCATGGATATCGCGAGCTGGTTGGGATTGCCGCGGGCCTATTTCAACAACGACAACTAG